The following are encoded together in the Microterricola viridarii genome:
- a CDS encoding carboxymuconolactone decarboxylase family protein has translation MTSNYTQRLRRLAVNEPSVVEEEFSVTELGTLDPKTLALARLAALVAIGGAEPSFGEHVTAAVNAGANADEIVDVLIGITSVVGLPRVVAAAPSLALALGFDVEDTLG, from the coding sequence GTGACATCGAACTACACGCAACGCCTGCGCCGCCTCGCGGTCAACGAGCCCAGTGTGGTCGAAGAGGAGTTCAGCGTCACTGAACTCGGCACGCTGGACCCGAAGACTCTGGCCCTGGCCAGGCTCGCGGCTCTCGTCGCCATCGGCGGAGCTGAACCGTCGTTCGGGGAGCACGTCACGGCGGCGGTCAACGCCGGGGCGAACGCCGACGAGATCGTCGATGTGCTCATCGGCATCACCTCGGTCGTCGGGCTGCCGCGTGTGGTGGCCGCCGCGCCCAGCCTCGCCCTCGCGCTCGGGTTCGACGTGGAGGACACGTTGGGCTGA